A region from the Phycisphaerales bacterium genome encodes:
- the rplL gene encoding 50S ribosomal protein L7/L12: MSEATTFDAKIKDLGDKLAGLTLKEAVDLGKYMKETYGIEAAAGGAVVMAAGGGGGAAAAAEEKTSFNVVLKAVDAAKKIAVIKTVREITGLGLAEAKAFVDAPGKAVKEGVSKDDAEKMKKSLTEAGATVELT; the protein is encoded by the coding sequence ATGTCCGAAGCAACCACGTTCGATGCGAAGATCAAGGACCTCGGGGACAAACTGGCCGGCCTCACGCTCAAGGAGGCGGTCGACCTCGGGAAGTACATGAAGGAGACCTACGGCATCGAGGCCGCCGCCGGTGGCGCGGTTGTGATGGCGGCGGGTGGCGGCGGTGGCGCGGCGGCGGCGGCGGAGGAGAAGACCTCCTTCAACGTCGTCCTCAAGGCCGTCGATGCCGCGAAGAAGATCGCGGTCATCAAGACCGTCCGCGAGATCACGGGCCTGGGCCTCGCCGAGGCGAAGGCCTTCGTCGACGCTCCGGGCAAGGCGGTCAAGGAAGGCGTCTCGAAGGACGACGCCGAGAAGATGAAGAAGTCGCTCACCGAGGCCGGCGCGACCGTCGAACTCACGTAA
- a CDS encoding phenylalanine 4-monooxygenase encodes MRPDIRYNNIIDSDEARIAQAAADHAPNLPANQINADQFYITQQYWKYTRENHDVWREMFDRRWTVLEQQVSRIFIEGMKILKLSRDRLPLLDDWVADRDLELAGGTKVTKGTKLEGINTFLQRASNWASYGVPGYLPAKSFFACLAQREFPTTVLIRPREVMDYLPEPDIFHDVFGHVPLHTLKVFADFLQTYGKAALLCEDEEHIKRLGRLFWFTVEFGLIKENGQIKVYGSGLVSSHGEAAYSLTGDWEQRGGEAPDCTPRDVPVYRPFDLDKVCNTDFEIDHYQPIYYVLESFEQLRDAMNDYAEEVIGEAAMESVTVR; translated from the coding sequence ATGCGACCCGACATCCGGTACAACAACATCATCGATTCCGACGAGGCCCGCATCGCCCAGGCCGCTGCCGACCACGCGCCGAATCTTCCCGCGAACCAGATCAACGCGGACCAGTTCTACATCACCCAGCAGTACTGGAAGTACACGCGCGAGAACCACGACGTGTGGCGTGAGATGTTCGACCGCCGCTGGACCGTTCTTGAGCAGCAGGTCAGCCGTATCTTCATCGAGGGCATGAAGATCCTCAAACTCTCGCGCGACCGCCTCCCCCTGCTCGACGACTGGGTCGCCGACCGCGACCTCGAACTCGCCGGCGGCACCAAGGTCACCAAGGGCACGAAACTCGAGGGGATCAACACCTTCCTCCAGCGCGCCAGCAACTGGGCGAGTTACGGCGTGCCGGGCTACCTCCCCGCCAAGTCCTTCTTCGCCTGCCTCGCCCAGCGCGAGTTCCCCACCACCGTCCTCATCCGCCCGCGCGAGGTGATGGACTATCTCCCCGAGCCCGACATCTTCCACGACGTCTTCGGGCACGTCCCGCTCCACACGCTCAAGGTCTTTGCCGACTTCCTCCAGACCTATGGCAAGGCCGCCCTGCTCTGCGAGGACGAGGAGCACATCAAACGCCTCGGCCGGCTCTTCTGGTTCACCGTCGAGTTCGGACTGATCAAAGAGAATGGGCAGATCAAGGTCTATGGCAGCGGGCTGGTCAGCAGCCATGGCGAGGCCGCGTACTCGCTCACCGGCGACTGGGAACAACGCGGCGGCGAGGCCCCCGACTGCACCCCGCGCGACGTACCGGTCTACCGCCCCTTCGACCTCGACAAGGTCTGCAACACCGACTTCGAGATCGACCACTACCAGCCGATCTACTACGTCCTCGAGAGTTTCGAGCAACTCCGCGACGCGATGAACGACTATGCCGAGGAGGTCATCGGCGAGGCGGCGATGGAGAGCGTGACGGTGCGGTAA
- the rplK gene encoding 50S ribosomal protein L11 — translation MAKKEITQVFKIMAPGGSATPAPPLGPVLGSKGVNPGQFIQKFNAATQHVKGKVVGCVVTVYTDKSFDLEIKSSPASVLIKDAAKAEKGSGEPNKTKVGKLTQDQVRKIAQEKMADMNSQSIEAAMRVIAGTARSMGVTVEG, via the coding sequence ATGGCCAAGAAAGAAATCACTCAAGTCTTCAAGATCATGGCTCCCGGTGGGTCCGCGACCCCCGCGCCACCGCTCGGCCCCGTGCTGGGCTCCAAGGGCGTCAACCCCGGGCAGTTCATCCAGAAGTTCAACGCCGCGACCCAGCACGTCAAGGGCAAGGTCGTCGGCTGCGTCGTCACGGTCTACACCGACAAGTCGTTCGACCTCGAGATCAAAAGTTCACCCGCGAGCGTGCTGATCAAGGACGCGGCGAAGGCGGAGAAGGGCTCGGGCGAGCCGAACAAGACCAAGGTCGGCAAACTGACCCAGGACCAGGTCCGAAAGATCGCGCAAGAGAAGATGGCGGACATGAACTCGCAGTCCATCGAGGCGGCGATGCGCGTGATCGCAGGAACGGCCCGCTCCATGGGCGTGACGGTCGAGGGCTGA
- a CDS encoding type II/IV secretion system protein, translated as MPLLPASITGKSNPKPGNGTLAPAGATGDWARIAQLLGPIRLAPEQLAQFPKLEGSDEEPWEVLMGLLALDEHQALDLLSKRTGVPFVAEPRLQDSASRFYEIVPLDVARQFHIAAIDTVGHAFTLATAQPMLPAVFTMLEEMLDAPIRLVFSPRGGVANLINRGYERRQDLVTEIIEEMPLDERAIASVAGLAGQATDLLQLARQTPVIRLVNMILFEALRRRASDVHVHPGETKLIIRFRIDGMLVDAFSPPLSLAPAISSRLKVMTELDIANRYTPQDGHTTVRIGSRKIDIRFSCIPTVYGERLVLRLLDQSSTQLDLNEIGMTRDMQKSLVDLVERPTGIILVTGPTGSGKTTTLYAALQRVDRASRNVMTIEDPVEYHLDGISQMQVNVKRGVTFATGLRALLRQDPDVILVGEIRDNETAQLAIQASLTGHLVLATLHTNDAPSAVPRLIDIGVEPYLVTSSLLAVLAQRLLRRTCQTCKGTGVGSSGDACEACFGSRYKGRLAVYEIMTMTDEIRRLTGQQADAIALADAARAQGFLPMREDALRKVGMGLTDEAEVYRVLH; from the coding sequence ATGCCGCTCCTGCCAGCCTCCATCACGGGCAAATCAAACCCCAAGCCGGGCAACGGCACGCTCGCGCCCGCGGGCGCCACCGGCGACTGGGCGCGCATCGCGCAACTCCTGGGGCCCATCCGCCTCGCCCCCGAGCAACTCGCACAGTTCCCCAAACTGGAAGGCTCGGATGAGGAGCCCTGGGAAGTGCTGATGGGCCTGCTCGCGCTCGATGAGCACCAGGCCCTCGACCTTCTCTCCAAGCGCACGGGCGTCCCGTTCGTCGCCGAGCCTCGCCTGCAGGACTCGGCCTCGCGGTTCTACGAGATCGTCCCCCTCGATGTCGCGCGCCAGTTCCACATCGCCGCCATCGACACGGTCGGGCATGCCTTCACACTCGCGACGGCCCAGCCGATGCTCCCGGCCGTCTTCACGATGCTCGAGGAGATGCTCGACGCGCCCATCCGCCTGGTCTTTTCCCCTCGCGGCGGCGTGGCGAACCTCATCAACCGCGGCTACGAACGCCGCCAGGACCTCGTCACCGAGATCATCGAGGAGATGCCCCTCGACGAGCGGGCGATCGCTTCCGTGGCGGGACTCGCCGGCCAGGCGACCGACCTCCTCCAACTCGCGCGACAGACCCCCGTCATCCGCCTCGTGAACATGATCCTCTTCGAGGCCCTCCGCCGGCGCGCCAGCGACGTCCACGTCCACCCCGGCGAGACCAAACTCATTATTCGCTTCCGCATCGATGGCATGCTCGTCGACGCCTTCAGCCCGCCCCTCTCCCTTGCGCCGGCGATCTCCAGCCGCCTGAAGGTGATGACCGAACTCGACATCGCCAACCGCTACACCCCCCAGGACGGGCACACGACCGTCCGCATCGGCAGCCGCAAGATCGACATCCGTTTCTCCTGCATCCCCACGGTCTATGGCGAGCGCCTCGTCCTGCGCCTCCTCGACCAGTCTTCCACGCAACTCGATCTCAACGAGATCGGCATGACGCGCGACATGCAGAAGAGCCTCGTCGACCTCGTCGAGCGCCCCACCGGCATCATCCTCGTCACAGGCCCCACCGGCAGCGGCAAGACCACGACGCTCTATGCCGCCCTCCAGCGCGTCGATCGCGCCAGCCGAAACGTCATGACCATCGAGGACCCCGTCGAGTACCACCTCGACGGCATCAGCCAGATGCAGGTCAACGTGAAGCGCGGCGTCACCTTCGCCACCGGCCTCCGCGCCCTGCTCCGCCAGGATCCCGATGTCATTCTCGTCGGCGAGATCCGCGATAACGAGACGGCCCAACTCGCGATCCAGGCCTCGCTCACCGGGCACCTCGTGCTCGCCACGCTCCACACCAACGACGCCCCCAGTGCCGTCCCGCGCCTCATCGACATCGGCGTCGAGCCGTATCTCGTGACCTCGTCGCTCCTCGCGGTCCTCGCCCAGCGCCTGCTCCGCCGCACGTGCCAGACATGCAAGGGCACCGGCGTCGGCTCGAGCGGCGACGCGTGCGAGGCGTGCTTCGGGTCCAGGTACAAGGGGCGTCTTGCGGTCTATGAGATCATGACCATGACCGACGAGATCCGTCGGCTCACGGGCCAGCAGGCCGACGCCATCGCCCTCGCCGACGCCGCCCGCGCCCAGGGCTTCCTGCCGATGCGTGAGGACGCCCTCCGCAAGGTGGGGATGGGCCTGACCGACGAGGCCGAGGTCTATCGCGTGCTGCACTAG
- a CDS encoding 50S ribosomal protein L10, producing the protein MSKQVKTIIMRDYQDRIGDAADALVINISALKGTQTTEMRNGLAKKQIRIAVVRNELAKKVMDSTELKPLKEFLTGHTALAYGGQSVVEVAREIVGLMAKMPAIELKGAILDGQVFKGKAGVMELSKFPTREEAQAKVVTLVVSPGRNLLGALKGPGSTVAGLVKAIESKLEKNEPIAKVG; encoded by the coding sequence ATGTCGAAGCAAGTCAAAACCATCATCATGCGTGACTACCAGGACCGGATCGGCGACGCCGCCGACGCCCTGGTGATCAACATCTCCGCCCTCAAGGGAACGCAGACCACCGAGATGCGCAACGGACTCGCGAAGAAGCAGATCCGCATCGCGGTTGTCCGCAACGAACTCGCCAAGAAGGTCATGGACTCCACCGAGCTCAAGCCGCTCAAGGAGTTCCTGACCGGGCACACCGCGCTGGCCTACGGCGGACAGTCCGTGGTCGAGGTCGCTCGCGAGATCGTCGGGCTGATGGCCAAGATGCCCGCGATCGAGCTCAAGGGCGCGATCCTCGACGGGCAGGTCTTCAAGGGCAAGGCCGGCGTGATGGAACTCTCCAAGTTCCCGACGCGCGAGGAGGCCCAGGCCAAGGTCGTCACCCTCGTCGTCAGCCCCGGGCGCAATCTGCTCGGAGCCCTCAAAGGCCCCGGCTCGACCGTCGCGGGTCTCGTCAAGGCGATCGAGAGCAAGTTGGAGAAGAACGAACCCATCGCGAAGGTCGGGTGA
- a CDS encoding VacB/RNase II family 3'-5' exoribonuclease, giving the protein MSLRYTRRLLEHLKHDDYTPRKVPEVARDLAIPSEELPEFEEAVQALARQKLVHLNQAGNLSLPSLASRGGEITGTFRRNPRGFGFVEPSPSVKEGSVFVGPEDTLDALTGDTVRVALEVDRRGGGKNSSGFVGVIVEVVKRKRSNFAGELFKRGDQWLVAPDGRELTEPIVVRDATSKNAREGDKVIVEILAYPQPGLGGTTSLAEGVITKVLGDAGRPDVETQAVIAAYDLPGEFPEECVDQAREATQSFDSQIGAWREKGASSLTGRIDLTKEFIITIDPPDAKDYDDAISIKRTADGWELGVHIADVAHFIEPGSPLDVEAKDRANSCYLPRLVIPMLPEILSNGICSLQEGVPRFCKSAFMTYNRHGEVKAEGVAQTLIQSAKRLTYLEAQALIDGDLTEARRHAKTPPKYSDQLLEAVREMNELARQIQARRDRQGMIVLDLPEVELVYDEHGRVVDAEREDDAFTHKLIEMFMVEANEVLARLFENLGVPLLRRIHPDPVPGDVDEMRKAALVAGFRIPKAPSREELQGLLKATHGTPAARAVHMAVLRTLSKAEYSPALIGHFALASEAYAHFTSPIRRYADLTVHRALAEYLRKTDNGTKRPKSDPDKRRLGQDLLRTESCPPEEELVEIGRHATRREENAEAAERELRSFLVLQLLAEHIGESYSGVVTGVNPRGVFIQIDKFLADGFIKAEDLPGDTTRDNLRPFWKVDQKSGALVDQRSGRSFNFGDLVTVKIANVDLAQRKLDLVIADDSARAAGKRKNTTLGLQTGLSGGMSTQGAGGGFPDYDRRRGMSGGQRRSQKSKSRDKRKGNRFRDR; this is encoded by the coding sequence ATGAGTCTTCGTTACACGCGTCGCCTGCTCGAGCACCTTAAGCACGACGACTACACCCCTCGCAAAGTCCCGGAGGTCGCACGCGATCTCGCCATCCCGAGCGAGGAACTTCCCGAGTTCGAAGAGGCCGTCCAGGCCCTCGCGCGACAGAAACTCGTCCACCTCAACCAGGCGGGCAATCTCTCGCTCCCCTCCCTCGCCTCGCGCGGCGGCGAGATCACCGGAACCTTCCGCCGAAACCCGCGTGGATTCGGCTTCGTCGAACCTTCGCCCTCGGTGAAAGAGGGAAGCGTCTTCGTCGGCCCGGAGGATACCCTCGACGCCCTCACGGGTGACACCGTCCGTGTCGCGCTCGAAGTCGACCGACGCGGCGGCGGCAAGAACTCCAGCGGATTCGTCGGCGTCATCGTCGAGGTCGTCAAACGCAAACGATCCAACTTCGCCGGCGAACTCTTCAAACGCGGCGACCAGTGGCTCGTCGCGCCTGATGGCCGCGAACTCACCGAGCCCATCGTCGTCCGCGACGCCACCAGCAAGAACGCCCGCGAGGGTGACAAGGTCATCGTCGAGATCCTCGCCTATCCCCAGCCCGGACTCGGCGGCACCACGTCCCTTGCCGAGGGCGTCATCACCAAGGTCCTGGGCGACGCCGGCCGCCCCGATGTTGAGACCCAGGCCGTCATCGCGGCGTATGACCTTCCCGGCGAGTTCCCCGAGGAGTGCGTCGACCAGGCGCGCGAGGCGACGCAGAGTTTCGACAGCCAGATCGGCGCGTGGCGTGAGAAGGGCGCGTCGTCGCTCACCGGCCGAATCGACCTCACCAAAGAGTTCATCATCACCATCGATCCGCCGGACGCGAAGGACTACGACGACGCGATCTCGATCAAGCGCACCGCCGACGGCTGGGAACTCGGCGTGCACATCGCCGACGTCGCCCATTTCATCGAGCCGGGCTCACCCCTCGATGTTGAGGCCAAGGACCGCGCCAACTCGTGCTATCTGCCGCGATTGGTCATCCCCATGCTCCCGGAGATCCTGAGCAACGGCATCTGTTCGCTGCAGGAGGGCGTGCCGCGATTCTGCAAGTCGGCATTCATGACCTACAACCGCCACGGTGAGGTCAAGGCCGAGGGTGTCGCCCAGACGCTCATCCAGTCCGCCAAGCGATTGACCTATCTCGAGGCCCAGGCGCTGATCGATGGCGACCTCACCGAGGCGCGCCGCCACGCCAAGACGCCGCCGAAGTACTCCGACCAACTCCTCGAGGCCGTTCGAGAAATGAACGAACTGGCCCGCCAGATCCAGGCGCGTCGCGACCGCCAGGGGATGATCGTCCTTGATCTTCCCGAGGTCGAACTGGTCTATGACGAGCACGGTCGCGTCGTCGATGCCGAGCGCGAGGACGACGCCTTCACCCACAAACTCATCGAGATGTTCATGGTCGAGGCGAACGAGGTGCTGGCGCGCCTCTTCGAGAATCTCGGCGTGCCGCTGCTCCGACGCATCCACCCCGACCCCGTCCCTGGCGATGTCGACGAGATGCGCAAGGCCGCCCTCGTCGCGGGGTTCCGCATCCCCAAGGCGCCCTCGCGCGAGGAACTGCAAGGACTGCTCAAGGCGACGCATGGCACGCCCGCCGCGAGAGCCGTCCACATGGCCGTGCTCCGCACGCTCAGCAAGGCCGAGTACAGCCCCGCCCTCATCGGGCACTTCGCCCTCGCCAGCGAGGCCTACGCCCACTTCACCAGCCCCATCCGGCGCTACGCCGACCTCACCGTCCACCGCGCCCTGGCCGAGTACCTCCGCAAGACCGACAACGGGACGAAGCGCCCAAAGTCCGACCCCGACAAGCGCCGGCTCGGACAGGACCTCCTTCGCACCGAATCGTGTCCCCCAGAAGAAGAACTCGTCGAGATCGGACGCCACGCGACGCGCCGCGAGGAGAACGCCGAGGCCGCCGAACGCGAGTTGCGGTCGTTCCTCGTCCTCCAACTCCTTGCCGAGCACATCGGCGAGTCGTACTCGGGCGTGGTCACCGGCGTGAACCCGCGCGGCGTCTTCATCCAGATCGACAAGTTCCTCGCCGACGGCTTCATCAAGGCCGAGGATCTTCCCGGCGACACAACCCGCGACAACCTCCGCCCCTTCTGGAAGGTCGATCAGAAGTCCGGCGCGCTCGTCGATCAGCGCTCGGGGCGCTCGTTCAACTTCGGCGATCTTGTCACGGTCAAGATCGCCAACGTCGATCTCGCCCAGCGTAAACTCGATCTCGTCATCGCCGACGATTCCGCCAGGGCCGCGGGCAAGCGGAAGAACACCACGCTCGGGCTTCAGACCGGACTCAGCGGCGGGATGTCCACCCAGGGTGCCGGCGGCGGATTCCCGGACTATGACCGGCGTCGCGGCATGTCCGGCGGGCAACGTCGGAGCCAGAAGTCCAAGTCGCGCGACAAACGCAAGGGCAATCGATTCCGCGACCGGTAA
- a CDS encoding 50S ribosomal protein L1, whose protein sequence is MAYRITKRQKANSGVAPANAVDAAEAVSALKKFKAPKFDQTVNVCMHLGIDTNQADQNLRGAVSLPKGIGKTKRVVAFCQSDVAPKALQMGAVKAGGEELVAEIEKGWMDFDVAIASPDMMRVVSRLGKVLGPKGLMPSPKAGTVTPNVADAVKEYSAGKVEYRADKGGNVHAVIGKMSFKEQDLLENLQYFINAIEKVKPQSSKGTYIKKITVSGSMTPGVQVKHVVAEATA, encoded by the coding sequence ATGGCATATCGGATCACCAAGAGGCAGAAGGCGAACTCGGGCGTCGCGCCCGCAAACGCGGTGGACGCCGCCGAGGCCGTAAGCGCCCTCAAGAAGTTCAAAGCCCCCAAGTTCGATCAGACGGTGAACGTCTGCATGCACCTGGGGATCGACACGAACCAGGCGGACCAGAACCTCCGCGGCGCGGTGAGCCTGCCCAAAGGCATCGGCAAGACCAAGCGCGTCGTGGCCTTCTGCCAGAGCGACGTGGCGCCCAAGGCGCTCCAGATGGGGGCCGTGAAGGCCGGCGGCGAGGAACTCGTCGCGGAGATCGAGAAGGGCTGGATGGACTTCGACGTCGCGATCGCCTCGCCCGACATGATGCGAGTTGTGTCGCGACTCGGCAAGGTGCTCGGGCCCAAGGGCCTCATGCCCAGCCCCAAGGCCGGGACCGTCACGCCGAACGTCGCGGACGCGGTCAAGGAATACTCGGCGGGCAAGGTCGAGTATCGCGCCGACAAGGGCGGGAACGTCCACGCGGTCATCGGCAAGATGTCGTTCAAGGAGCAGGACCTCCTCGAGAACCTGCAGTACTTCATCAACGCCATCGAGAAGGTCAAGCCCCAGTCCTCGAAGGGGACGTACATCAAGAAGATCACGGTCTCGGGGAGCATGACGCCGGGCGTTCAGGTGAAGCACGTGGTGGCGGAGGCGACGGCCTAA